The Maridesulfovibrio sp. genomic sequence CCCTGATGGAAACATTTGATGGTGGCATCGGTGCCGTCGGTGCCGCCGGAGATTGTTTCCGGGATAAATTTGTTGACCAGCCACCCGGTGACCAGCCCGACTATTGTCAGGCATACGGGTATAGTCCATGTCCTCAACTGTTCACCGGGAGGGCCGTGAAACAACTCCTCACCCTCAGGGGCAGGAAGGGAAAGACCGGCCAACTGGCTTATGAAAAAATGTTTACCCAGTTCTACCGCACCGAAAAAAAGGACGGCCACAATGCCGGAAAGTATACCTACTACGACACCCAGTATCAGCCAGCGAAAATGGCTGATATTACGATAGGAGCGGACAAGGTCTTTCCACATATTGATACTGAGAAAAGGGCTCACTGTTCTGCTCCTGATTCTGATTCACTAAGGTGAAGTCCGGGACGGACCTGAGACTCCGGGTATGAAAGAATTTCTCTGGCAAGTCCGATGTCAACGGCGATACGGTCTTTCAGTTCGTCCAGCCCGTTGAATTTTTTTTCTGAACGGATGCGCTGGATGAAATGAACCCGAATGTCTTTGCCGTAAATATCTTCGGAAAAATCAAGGATGTGTGCTTCAACAGACAGAGCTTCGTTTCCAAAGGTGGGATTTTTGCCGATATTTGCAACTCCGGGCAGGACTTTACCTTCCACTTCCACCCGAATGGCGTAAACACCTTTTTTAGGAAAGAGTTCGTCTTCAAGCTTGATATTGGCAGTGGGAAAGCCGAGCAGTCTTCCGCCCCTGTTCATGCCGTGGACCACTTCGCCGCGAACCTGATAGAAGCGGCCCAGAAGAGGGCGCACATCCCAGACATTACCTTCGCTGACCAGATCACGGATACGCGAAGAACTGACCACCGCATCATTAATGATCACCGGGTCTAGGCGTTCAACACCGTAAGCATATTTCTTGCCCAGTTTCATAATGGTCTCGTAATTACCGCTGCGGCCTTTGCCCAGCGCATAATCGTAACCCACAACCATCTCTTTCATGTTCAGGGGGGTGATAAGGTATTGTTGAATGAATTCTTCAGGGGAAAGGGCGGCCATTTCTTTGGTAAAATTCAGGGCCAGAATGATGTCAGGCTTGTGCAGAGCTATGAGTTCGAGTTTTTGTGAGGTCAGGGTGATGAAGGGCGGGGTTTTCCTGTTTACCAGTACCCTTAATGGATGGGGGTCAAAAGTTACTACCACACTTGCAAGACCGTTGGCTTTGGCTTTTCTGCAGGTGCTGCTGATCAGCCGCTGGTGGCCTTTATGAACCCCGTCAAAGTTTCCGATGGTTACACATGTGCCTTGGTCAGGCTTAACTATTTCACTTATTGATTTTGCGATTATCATATTCGCTTCACTTTATTTATTGGCGTAAGATTGTAGAAACGAAAACCAGTACATCAAAATCATATATCATTCAAGGTGTCCGTTTCGGGCAGAATAAATTTATGTGTAGATAAAAACTGTCAAAACAGCTTGTTAGCCTCTGTCGGTCCCAGTTCTGCAATTAGTTGTCATTTTTGCCGTCTTTTTCGGAAGGATCTTCCGGAGGCTTGGGATTGATAGTCTGTTGAAGTTTTTTTAGCTCTTCCCGTTGTTTTTGGGTTTTAGCCAGCCCTTCGGCTTTGCGTAGGTGAAACTGGGCCTGCTTCATGTCGTGACCGTAGAGGGCGGCATAAGCTAATTGGGTGTGAGCCTGAAAATAGTGACCGGATTCTCCGAGCATGCGCCCAAGATGGTAATGGATTTCCTGATCATGGGGGACCATTTCCGCTACTCTGCGCATGGTCAGGATCGCCTGTTTGTAATTTTTGCGGGAACCCTCAATGCGGGCTATAAAATACAGGGTCATGGCATCTGTGGGGTCACGAAGGTAAGCCTCGCGCAAAAGCGGGGAAGCCTTATCCATTTTTCCGGTATTAAAATAAAAACGGCCTTCTTCACGCAGGATAAGGGTTTCTCCGGGGCAAAGTTCGTTAGCTTTGTTGAATTCCTGTTCAGCCTTCAGGTTCCGCTTCATGCGGGAGTAAACAATGCCCATGCCCAGATGGTCAAGGCAGGTCCTTTTGTTTTCAGGGATGGCTTTGTAGTAGGCCAGCGCAACATCAGTTGAAGTCAGCCTGGACCTGATCAGGGTCTGGACTTTGAAGAATTCTGCATCATCATCTCGGCGTCTGAAATATTCCGGGGGCATGCGTTTGAACCTGTCCTCAAGATAGCCGATACGAACATCAAGACCCGGGTGGGTAGACAGGTATGTGGGGATATTCGTGCTGCTCATATGCCACTGGCGTTGTCTCATGACTTTGAAACCGTCGACCATTCTTTCCGGATTGTAGCCTGCTGCAATCAGATAGTTCATCCCCAGATGGTCGGCTTCGCGTTCGTTTTCCTGGGTATAGCTAAGGTAGGCTCCCTGCGCGCCTCCCATGGAGCCCATGGCAACAGCTTGCCCGAGGTTCCCCATGTTTCCGCCGCCTCCGGCTATGCCGATAAGCATTCCGGCAAGAGTTCCGAGCATGCTGGCCATATTGACCATTTTCATTTTTTCAATACGCCGGGCAGCATGGCGCAAGGTTACGTGTGCGAGTTCGTGGCCGATAACTGCGGCAAGTTCACTCTCATGTTTCATGTTCAGAATAAGCCCGGTGTAGACATAAACATAGCCGCCAGGCACAGCAAAAGCATTCATGGAGCTGTTGCGGATTACTCTGGCTTTAATGGGAAAAGGTTGGGGAGGGATATGTTCCGCCACTCTGGCGACCAATCTTTTTACGTATCCGTCAATCTGGGGGTCGAGGATAATGGGCAGCCTGCTGCGGACCATCTTATCAAATTCTTTACCTAGTTTGATTTCATCTTTTACTGTGAAATCACCGAAGAGGGAATTTGCTGTAGCCTGCGGGGTAATCCAGAAACTGAAAAAAAAGATCAGAGTCAGTGCTGTAGTTCGAAGGATAATTTTGTTTCTGAAATTCATTTTAAAAAACTGCTGATTTAGCGGTGTTGTTGATAATTCATATTCTTTAAGGAGAGAGTAAGTTTTGAACGGGCGCTTGTAAAGACGGTAAGCAAAAAGAAAACCCCGCAGAATGATTCTACGGGGTTGATGATTCAGTATGTGATGGTTTTTTATTTCCCCATCATATCAAAAAAATCTTCGTTGTTTTTTGTACCCTTCATTTTATCGAGCAGGAATTCCATGGAATCTATGGAGTTCATGGGTGCGAGCAGTTTGCGTAGAATCCAGACCTTGTTGAGTACTCCATCGTCAAGGAGGAGTTCCTCTTTGCGAGTGCCGGAACGGTTTATGTCGATGGCCGGGAATACGCGTTTCTCAGCGAGCTTGCGGTCAAGGTAAAGATCCATGTTGCCGGTTCCCTTGAATTCTTCGAAGATAACTTCATCCATCCGCGAGCCGGTATCGATAAGTGCGGTGGCGATGATGGTCAGGCTGCCGCCTTCTTCGATGTTACGGGCGGCTCCGAAGAATCTTTTGGGGCGCTGCATGGCGTTTGCATCCAGACCACCGGAAAGAACTCTGCCGGAGGAGGGAGTTACCGCGTTATATGCACGTCCGAGACGGGTGATGGAGTCGAGCAGGATTACTACGTCGCGTTTACGTTCGACAAGGCGTTTGGCCTTTTCGAGTACCATCTCGGTAACCTGCACGTGGCGCTGCGGGGGTTCATCAAAAGTGGAGCTGACCACTTCTGCCTTAACGGTCCGGGCCATGTCGGTAACTTCTTCGGGACGTTCGTCGATGAGCAGCACAATCAGGTCAACGTCAGGATGGTTGGCGTTGATGGAGTTTGCAATATTCTGCAGCATCATGGTTTTACCGGTGCGGGGAGGCGCAACAAGCAGGGCACGCTGGCCGCGTCCGATGGGAGAAAGAATGTCGATTACCCGGGAACTGAAATTTTTCGGACCGTTTTCCATCTTGAAACGGTTGTCCGGGTACACGGGGGTAAGGTTGTCGAAAAGAACCAGATTTCTGGAATGCTCGGGAGATTCAAGACCGATTTCGTTAACCCTGAGCAGGGCAAAGTACCGTTCACCTTCTTTGGGGGGACGGATCTGTCCGGAAATGATATCACCCTTACGCAGACCGAATCTTCTGATCTGGGACGGGGAAACGTAAATATCATCCGGTCCGGGCATGTAACTGTATGTAGGGGAGCGCAGGAAGCCGAATCCGTCGGGGAGTACTTCCAGAACACCCTCACCGTAAATCTGTCCGTTCTGTGCTGCACAACCCTGAAGCAAAGCAAAGATCAATTCCTGCTTGCGCATGCCGCTGGGGTTTTCAACTTTGAATTTAGTTGCCAGATCCATGAGATCCGACATATTCTTCTGCTTCAGTTCAGTCAGGTTCAGGTTTTGTATTTTTTTATCTTGGCCCATACTGTATAACCGGAGTTAAAAGTTAAAAATATTGTGAAGTTAATGTAAAGCAGCAGCAATGCATAGCTTATGCGGTCATGCAAGAGCCGAAACGCTTTAGATTTAACCTTGTGTTGAAAATTGTGTTGGATTGTCCTGAATGAGGGGTAGCTTCTTAGTTTGAAAACAACGGCTGTTCATTCGTCGTTGATTCTCTCTGTACCCTTGCTGCAACCGTTTTTCAGGGCACTGCTTTGTGCTAAATTTCCATAAGAAAGTTATAGCAGTTCCGTAACGTGCAACTAATAGGGCATTAACTGAAAGAATCGTTTATGACAAGTCGTTTGATTAGGATTTTCAGGATTCATCGTCCTGTTTTTCCAGAACGTCACTGAAAAGTGCG encodes the following:
- a CDS encoding M48 family metalloprotease, coding for MNFRNKIILRTTALTLIFFFSFWITPQATANSLFGDFTVKDEIKLGKEFDKMVRSRLPIILDPQIDGYVKRLVARVAEHIPPQPFPIKARVIRNSSMNAFAVPGGYVYVYTGLILNMKHESELAAVIGHELAHVTLRHAARRIEKMKMVNMASMLGTLAGMLIGIAGGGGNMGNLGQAVAMGSMGGAQGAYLSYTQENEREADHLGMNYLIAAGYNPERMVDGFKVMRQRQWHMSSTNIPTYLSTHPGLDVRIGYLEDRFKRMPPEYFRRRDDDAEFFKVQTLIRSRLTSTDVALAYYKAIPENKRTCLDHLGMGIVYSRMKRNLKAEQEFNKANELCPGETLILREEGRFYFNTGKMDKASPLLREAYLRDPTDAMTLYFIARIEGSRKNYKQAILTMRRVAEMVPHDQEIHYHLGRMLGESGHYFQAHTQLAYAALYGHDMKQAQFHLRKAEGLAKTQKQREELKKLQQTINPKPPEDPSEKDGKNDN
- a CDS encoding bifunctional riboflavin kinase/FAD synthetase, which codes for MIIAKSISEIVKPDQGTCVTIGNFDGVHKGHQRLISSTCRKAKANGLASVVVTFDPHPLRVLVNRKTPPFITLTSQKLELIALHKPDIILALNFTKEMAALSPEEFIQQYLITPLNMKEMVVGYDYALGKGRSGNYETIMKLGKKYAYGVERLDPVIINDAVVSSSRIRDLVSEGNVWDVRPLLGRFYQVRGEVVHGMNRGGRLLGFPTANIKLEDELFPKKGVYAIRVEVEGKVLPGVANIGKNPTFGNEALSVEAHILDFSEDIYGKDIRVHFIQRIRSEKKFNGLDELKDRIAVDIGLAREILSYPESQVRPGLHLSESESGAEQ
- the rho gene encoding transcription termination factor Rho, producing MGQDKKIQNLNLTELKQKNMSDLMDLATKFKVENPSGMRKQELIFALLQGCAAQNGQIYGEGVLEVLPDGFGFLRSPTYSYMPGPDDIYVSPSQIRRFGLRKGDIISGQIRPPKEGERYFALLRVNEIGLESPEHSRNLVLFDNLTPVYPDNRFKMENGPKNFSSRVIDILSPIGRGQRALLVAPPRTGKTMMLQNIANSINANHPDVDLIVLLIDERPEEVTDMARTVKAEVVSSTFDEPPQRHVQVTEMVLEKAKRLVERKRDVVILLDSITRLGRAYNAVTPSSGRVLSGGLDANAMQRPKRFFGAARNIEEGGSLTIIATALIDTGSRMDEVIFEEFKGTGNMDLYLDRKLAEKRVFPAIDINRSGTRKEELLLDDGVLNKVWILRKLLAPMNSIDSMEFLLDKMKGTKNNEDFFDMMGK